A stretch of the Pseudomonadota bacterium genome encodes the following:
- a CDS encoding MFS transporter, with amino-acid sequence LAEAALPTGVDATVASALRRTVQLSFVSGFRWIMLLSAGLALLSALTAWVLVERRPRAKK; translated from the coding sequence GTTGGCGGAAGCCGCACTCCCAACCGGTGTGGACGCGACCGTTGCATCGGCGCTCAGACGCACCGTACAGCTTTCCTTCGTGTCCGGCTTTCGCTGGATCATGCTGCTAAGTGCGGGCCTCGCGCTCTTGAGCGCGCTCACCGCCTGGGTGTTGGTCGAGCGACGACCGCGCGCGAAGAAGTGA
- a CDS encoding alpha/beta hydrolase gives MSKITVGQNNSTPIELYYEDHGSGKPVVLIHGWPLSGASWEKQVAVLLDAGHRVVTYDRRGFGRSSQPATGYTYDTFAEDLHKLVTKLDLRDFALVGFSMGGGEVARYLGTYGSERVSKAVFISSVPPFLLKTADNPEGVDGSVFEGIKKAIAADRPAFLSAFFKDFYNVDVLGGKRISDQVVQYSWNVAAAASAKGTLDCVPAWGTDFRKDLPRITVPALVIHGDADRILPITATGIRTHKAVKGARLVVVEGGPHGVTWTHADTVNPELVSFLK, from the coding sequence ATGAGCAAGATCACGGTCGGTCAGAACAACTCTACGCCCATCGAGCTCTACTACGAGGACCACGGCTCGGGCAAGCCCGTCGTGCTGATCCATGGGTGGCCGCTGAGCGGCGCGTCTTGGGAGAAGCAGGTCGCGGTCCTGCTGGATGCGGGTCACCGGGTCGTCACCTACGACCGCAGGGGGTTTGGCCGGTCCAGCCAGCCGGCGACGGGCTACACCTACGACACGTTTGCCGAGGACCTGCACAAGCTCGTGACGAAACTCGACCTGCGTGATTTCGCGCTGGTCGGCTTCTCGATGGGCGGCGGTGAGGTGGCCCGCTACCTGGGTACCTATGGATCGGAGCGCGTAAGCAAGGCGGTGTTCATCTCGTCGGTCCCGCCGTTCCTGCTGAAGACGGCGGACAACCCGGAAGGTGTGGACGGCAGCGTCTTCGAGGGGATCAAGAAAGCCATCGCCGCCGACCGGCCGGCGTTCCTCTCCGCGTTTTTCAAGGATTTTTACAACGTCGACGTCCTGGGCGGCAAGCGGATCAGCGACCAGGTTGTCCAGTACAGCTGGAACGTCGCAGCCGCCGCCTCCGCCAAGGGCACGCTCGACTGCGTTCCGGCGTGGGGGACCGACTTCCGCAAGGACCTACCGCGCATCACCGTGCCCGCGCTGGTCATTCACGGCGATGCCGACAGGATCCTTCCTATCACTGCCACGGGGATCCGTACGCACAAGGCTGTCAAGGGAGCCCGCCTGGTGGTGGTGGAGGGCGGGCCGCACGGGGTGACCTGGACGCACGCGGACACGGTGAACCCTGAGCTGGTGAGCTTCCTCAAGTAG